From Paenibacillus sp. V4I7, one genomic window encodes:
- a CDS encoding YciI family protein: MLIFKATGYSEAGVNIGREHNDAMVAYKKSLARVGALLAAEELQPSSSGIRILYPFQGGEPEVKAGPFPVDQELIAGYILIDVNSEDEAADWALRMPFPRGCEAFVIEMRELKENTNSTRDPRIFAMEADLEDQINMLKKL, translated from the coding sequence ATGTTGATTTTCAAGGCGACAGGGTACTCGGAGGCGGGTGTAAATATCGGTCGGGAGCACAACGATGCAATGGTTGCGTACAAGAAGTCTTTGGCCAGAGTCGGTGCTCTCCTGGCTGCAGAAGAGCTTCAGCCTAGCTCAAGCGGGATCAGGATATTGTATCCATTCCAAGGCGGAGAGCCAGAGGTGAAGGCCGGCCCTTTTCCGGTAGATCAAGAGCTCATTGCCGGATATATACTTATCGATGTGAATTCAGAAGATGAGGCTGCAGATTGGGCACTCCGGATGCCGTTTCCAAGAGGATGCGAGGCATTTGTAATCGAAATGCGGGAGCTCAAAGAGAATACGAATTCTACACGAGACCCTAGAATATTCGCTATGGAAGCCGATTTAGAGGACCAAATCAACATGTTAAAAAAATTATAA
- a CDS encoding DUF1801 domain-containing protein, with the protein MNQEVTDFIEGLKDMWQGEQSNNLREVVHQAIPDVQERIQYKKPHFLKNGKYAAVISTSKDAVSFTIFNAVALELPEGMFDGPPERKTLKLRKGDSFDSGQLVSLVTQASSSL; encoded by the coding sequence ATGAATCAGGAAGTAACCGATTTTATTGAAGGGTTAAAAGACATGTGGCAGGGGGAACAGTCCAATAATCTGCGTGAAGTTGTCCACCAGGCCATACCGGATGTGCAAGAACGTATTCAGTATAAGAAGCCCCATTTTTTGAAAAACGGAAAATACGCTGCTGTCATCTCGACGTCGAAAGACGCGGTCAGCTTTACGATCTTTAATGCGGTCGCACTGGAGCTTCCAGAAGGCATGTTCGATGGCCCACCGGAAAGAAAAACACTAAAGCTGCGTAAAGGGGATTCTTTTGATTCCGGGCAGCTGGTGTCATTGGTCACTCAAGCTTCGAGTTCACTTTAA